The genomic stretch GCTATTAACACATCCCATCTGTGATCATTCTGTAAGGTTCTAAAGCTGTATACGAATATGAGACTTCTAATGTCTTCTTCAAATCAACATGTTGGTGAAATGAAGAGATTTGTTGATTAGATACTTGATGTTGGAAATGAAAATGTTGGTTCTGCTGTTGGTGATGAGTCAGAAGTTGAAATTTCAGATGATCTACTAATTATAAGTACTGATGACGCTCTCTCTCATTTGGTAGAATTTTCATATCCAAATTTGTTGCAAAACATGTCAGATTACAGGTATTTTTAGAGTAAGGCAATTCTTGCACCCACGCTTGAGAGTGTCGAGAAGGTAAATAATTTCGTCTTGACAATCTTTTCAAGGATGAAAAAGGAGTATCTAAGTTTTGATACAACATGTAAAGTTGATGAGAATGAAGATGTATAGCAAGAGTGGTTCACACCAGAGTTCCTAAATAACATCAAATATTCGGGACTACTCAATCACAAGTTGACTTTGAAACCAAGAGTCGCTGTAATGCTACTGCGAAACATAGACAAGACTTTAGATTTGTACAATGGAACAAGATTAATAGTTAACGAACTTAGTAACAACGTAATTGGAGCGACGGCAGTGACCGATAAAAATATTGGTAATAAAGTATACATTCCAAGAATGAATTTGATTCTTTCAAATTTATGATTGCCATTTAAGTTTTAACGAAGACAATTTCTATTAACAATATACTTTATAATGACTATCAACAAGAGTCAAAATCAATCATTATTATATGTAAGATTTTATTTGTCAAAATTAGTGTTCATTCATAAATAACTTTATGTTATTTTGTCAAAGATTAAGAGTCGTAATGGTTtgaagattttaattttaaataaaaatgttaaacCAAAATCATTAACAATAAATATTATGTTTAAAAACTtttctaataatatttaaattgaaaataatatttttattttaataatatattatgaTTTATACttttacataaatatttattttaatataaaatgtcatttttaatttatcatctcaaatctattcttaatatataaaagtagatgCATAAGTttattcacattatttttaAGACATCTTTCTTCTCCTACTAATGTCATGTCAGCAATATCGCTTACTTGgcaaaattttagaatcaaCCACTCAAGCTTTTTCAAATTaactattattttcaaatcagcaaaaaataaaattgttacgatgggtaaccggagattaatgggCTGGACTTGTAAGGTTAGCCCAAACGTCAGGAGGAGGTGGTCTCTGACTTAGTTTGCGTCTGGGAGCCGCCGCCCGACTTATGTGTATGAAGGAATGGAgtgtggtacctgcaaagacactccgatgcctaagtcagcaaatGGTTTAGCAGATTTAGAAAATATTGGAACTTaaagatacctgaggggtgtcagtatatttatagtggtgaaccaataaccaccgttggagtagttccaccttttaaggtggataaccgtccctttatcttagggtaGTTGAGATATGTCTCCtggaagtgggttgagagattttaggggcagttacttatttgaataagcgTTATCTGCCAGCTATCCTTCGATCCCGACTTCTTTGGAGTGGAGTCTGTATTCGGTCCGACCTCTTCAGAAGAAGGTCGGTTGGTAGCAAAGGCCAATCTTTGGATTGAGCCTTCTTGGtttatttggacctgggccttagTATTGGGTAAGGGTATGAACAAAAATATACAAGTAGTAGAAATACATGCAAATTAGGCTGCAAAATTACCAATGAcaataattagaaattaataATATCTAACCAAATTTATAACCTACAGAAATCAATATccttatatttattatattttaccGTTATAAACATTACAATAAATATATAACcccaataattaatttattaatttttataaataactcATTAAATGTAATAAACAATGTTACAAAtatcataataatttattaatcataataaatttaatattacaaatattcaaattccATACTATTTAAACTACTTATATAAGTCTCTTATCACTATTTCTTCAAATAACATCAAATTtagcacaaaaaatttattttcgcactacacaacatctcaaactTACTCAATGGAGCATCATTATTTGGACAATATTATCAAACAAACAGACAATTGGTTTATCAAAGTTCGCGTGATTCGTCTATGAAAAACATTAACACCCACAAACTAAAAAGAGTTTCTTTGCTTAGAAATAATTATATTAGATGAAAAGGTACAAAACATATTAACAGGTAATTTCACTTTATACTATTtcaattattcttattaaaaataacttatttaataaaaaaattctacacatttttgttctttttattgTAGATGCCATTGGAAACTGCATGCACATCAAGTAGATTAAGAAGAAATAAAACCATACAAATTCAATACACATCTTCAGAAGAAGAACATACATGCAAAGATGGAACAAACAACACAACAAAAAGTGCATACAACTCAATAATTCATAAAGAACATACCTTTACAAGAATCTACGACAGAAAAAGGACGACTAACGCCATATCATAAGACTAATTTCATCGACCAAAACAAATGCAAAAATTAAACcatcaaataaaaatatcaatttgTACAACTCTAATATTCAAATCTTTTGTACTACAaaatacaaattattttaaacaaaataccttttaaatttaactttagtttatacatatttaatttaattctacaaaatattgccatttttaatatttattatatactatcatTAATTTACCGTCCGTGccatagttgtcagaaccgaacTGGTGGTCGAACCGGTCAAGCTACTGGGTTACTGAATCATTAGTTGAACCGGTGGGTCACTGGTTGAACCGATTAACCCGGtcctatgtaaataaaaaataaaaaatagtcaaaaatttaaaactaaaattcaaaatacatatttttactaacattttaaaaatatctaactattctaaaataatataaaacagaaataataagtattttgttaatttcattctatcataaatattttattttgatttttatattaaaataataattattttcaaattttaataatttattaataaatttatatctattatactattatatactacaagtatttattaaaaaataatattaatagatattatataattatgaaaagaaaaaataagtgaatttataattgttattaaataaaatataattaatttaaaaataagtgagtttataactaaaattaaaataaattaaatggaagtaaatatatttgataaaaatatctatatatataataatttgtaaatatattaatttgaATTGTGATAGTTTGGTGGTTGTAACTTACACTTTTTTCATTAAGGACATGGTTCGAACCCCACCccattcattttaaaaaattttaattttcaccGATTTAGTTGGACCAATTTTTATCGGTTTACTCTGGATTTGACCGATTTACACTAGTTTTTTTTCTTGTTAAGTTTAATTAATGGATCGGTTTAAGATTCGATTCATCGATTTTTCGATCGAACCGACCAGTCCGGTCTGGGTTTGACAACACTGGTCCGCGCGATGCGCAGGTAtcattttagttaaaaattaacCCGTTTAAACACTAGTAACTTATAATAAGTGCCACGCACAAAACCGGTTTAAACCCATCAGTATCTTTTCGTTTCTCCCGAATTCAAACAAAACAAATCTGAAATCCCTAAACTCCTCTTCTGCCGCCGCTGCCGCCTGCTGCCACCACCTCTGCGTCGCCAGCCCACCATTGGTGACCTCGCAGGTTCACTCTCTTCTCCACCTTCCCCAGCTCACGAAGAAGGGATTAGAGGAAGATGTTGTCGCCGCCTTAGGTGTTCTCTCCGCCGCTCAAGTCCACCGAACCCAACCACCATTCAAAACTTTCTGGGTACGATTCATTTTTACCTTACAtttcttgttttcatttttctGCTTCTAGGCACGATGCAAGTCACCTGCATGTTTCATATTTGTTCTCTACCCTTAAATTCCTTTTCTATAATGCATATAAGGCGTCTTTTCTCCCTGGGATGATATTTTACACGGAAGACGGTTGGAGTTCTAGCACTGTTAATATTTCAAATTAGTAGTTAGTACATGATTACTTGAACTGTTGAACATGTACATTTTGTTCGTTTTAGTACTAATCTTTGATTAGGTTTCATAATTTGACTAGGTGAGCTGGTTATATAGCCTTATATTAAGTTGAAAGTGAAAAAGTTTGTCTAGTTGGTGTAAACAGAACACAGCAAGGTGCATTGTTTTACACTCGTTGAGGCTTTGCTCTGGGTATACAAATCAATTTGTGTTAACTTTTTATGACCAAGTCGTGAGTGGCGGTTGATGATagtttagaagaaaaaaaattctagATTAGTTTCTTATTCATGTAATATTACTTGCCAAATTGTATTATATATGTTGTTCTATGCATGAAAATTGGTGATCTACTGCCATGGCTTCTTATGAACAGAAAGTTcaataaaataagtaattgttgTAATTTAAATTCCATTGAACTTGTGCGATGAACTGAAATGTTTAATTGGTACTAATGCACCCTTATGGTGTGTCTTTTGATTCTTTGTGTCCTTATTTATGGTACAATGATGATAAAGACTAGCATCTTTTTGGTCTAAAACGCATGATCTTTATAGGTGGCTTTTCTTCTCAAGACATGTTGAGAGATTGGAAAACTATGCTTTATAGATAtatcttttttgttttgttttggttTTGTATAGGGGTTTTTGTctatccaaaaaagaaaaaattgtagAGCTCAGTTTGGATCTTGGATTTGTCCAAAATTGGTCTGATCCAATTTTGTTTTCACCTGTATTTATGTTAGTAGATGTCAAAGTAAAAtatggaagaaaaagaacttttTAATTAATAGATATACAAAGTTTCTCCTTTTTAGATTTAATGCAAATGTATATCTAGAACTGAAtccaaaattttttgttaagcTAGCATAACCCTCTTCCaactgaaaaagaaaattttaggtcaatataacatttttttaacttttggcTACTACTATTTAAAAGATttagttttttgaaaattaatgtgtggtgatgtatttttgtgaataataattctttttgagtcttgaaaagatattattcattttccttttctttttttctggTTGTTGGGTTATGATTGATATTCTCTTTTTGCATTGGTTGTTTATTTTAGTCAGACAAGGGCACAAGGCTTTGTTATTAGTATGGTGGTTTATTTATTTCCCTTTTTTGGTGATACAGTTTATGTTGAAGGTATTTTCCTTTGGGATTTCACTTGAGACATACTTTCATGCCCCTTCTTGGAGACAGGGTTTTGTAGAATTTTCTGggaaatttttattttccaaGAAAAATGGAGGAGGGAACACAATTGCAAGTCTCCATCGACAAGCTTCCGATCAAGCGCTTGGAATCCATCGAAGAAAATGGAATTGAACGTTTCCCCTCGTATgcatcttcttctttctccttttcatACCTTTTCTCCCCCTATTTTGCTTCTGTGTATTAGCTTATTTTGTACTGGCAGCATTTTCGAAAGTAGAGCTAGTAGCAATCTAAACCCTAGTTTGCGCTTGCAATTGTTAACGTGACACCCCTCTTCAATTTTGTGTGGTCTCTTATAGAGATGTGGATTATGATGAGAAGCGGCTCTCGCTCATTAGGCGAATCGATTTTGCTTGGGCAGTTGAGAAGGATGACGAGGAGAAGAACAAGAAGCAGAAGAAGGCCTCAAAGGAGGCCTCAACTCCATGGCAATGGCAGAGCATGGTGGAGAATTTGCAGTTAGCTCATCAGGAGCTCTCTGTCATCATAGATCTCATCAACACCGTGAGTAATGAACATCACTTCTAGGAACTCTTGTGAtatgtttattttttctctctctaaataTTTGTTTCTAATAATGTAAGATTTACTTGAGGCTATTCGCAGCATGTTTTTGATGAACAAGTTTGTGAGTTGAAGAAGATATTGTGTTAGCATCTAAGAATGAAATGAAGTTTTGAAATAACATTTTCGATAGCAAGTTACAGTGTCAGAGGAACTAACAATCACAAGTTcattacaaaaaatattgtttcaTGGAGTGAAATCCTTCATGTATAATATCTACTCTAGATGGTGGCTGCTATTTAAATATTCTCTGTGATATTGTTTTTAGATTGCGGTTGTATATGTTGCAACTTGTGTGTAGGCTAACAATATAGATATTTTTGTTCTAATTATTGTGTTTAGGTGGAAGCAAATGATGCGGTAACTGTGGCTAGCATGACAAGGCCGAAACTATTATCTAATGAAGCTTTGTCCGACCTGGCTGTATCTGCTGCCACCAAGCTGCAATGTTACCGTGTAAATTTTCTATCTTCTTGTTTTATGTTCACACTAGTATGTGATGTTCACTAGTTTTATGAAGTAAGTTGCGGCAACCAAGTCTTGTATAACTTCATTAACTTGTCAATAGCAGCCACAGCTTCTTTAGCTTTTACTTGGAATCTGGGACATGTAATCAAGTTTACAAACTTTCTTCTCTTTGCAGCATGTTGGAAAATATTTCAAGCAATCTGCCAAAGCTTTTGAACGGCAGGTTGCTAGAGAAGCAAGGTTTTATGGTGCTCTTATTAGGTAAATCTCTGGTACTGACGGTGTAATTGAATACACGTTTTTGAGTAAATGCTGACAAGAAATTTAACATGAAGTTTTGGATCTTTAATAACCATGTTAAAATTCTCTTCAAAAGCTGttaaataacatagaagatccttgtatcaataattcagcattaAATTAAAGAGGAGAATGATTTTTTACTAGCTTCTTTCATTTCTTCTCTTTccgtgtttttttttttttttgcagtaAGATGATTGTTTCCTACCTTGCATGACTTGTTATTCCATATCCTGATATATGCACACAGGTTGCAGCAAAACTGGAAAGTAAAacggcaacgccaggcagctaTAGCTCCAGGAAGTGAAGGCTTTACCTTTGATCTCTTTGATACCTCGTATGACCAGGGTGCAATATATCGGTCATCTTCTACGTCCACTGTTCGTGTCAATCATAATCCAGCTGGAATGCTGGCAATAAATGTCTCTCCCAATTCATGCCACTCTCTCCAATTCGGTTTTGTTAGTGCACAATCAGAGGAAAGACTGGGGAAATCAGAAGAACACAAATCTGACTTTTCAGATGAGCATCATATGGAAGAAACTGACAAAAAGCCTTTGAATGATGAAGTGTGTGTTAAGAAGACACATTCACTTCTTCGTGAAGTACATAAAGCAATATTCAATGAGCAGGTGGAATTTTACTTTCACAAATTCTTGTTTTTGGATTTTTGTGTCTAGTTTGTCTAATTTACTACTTTGAACATCTCCCTGATGCTTTATTGTGTTGGTACTTTTGCATCAAGGTGTTTGATCTGGTCAACCGTGAAGCATTTAATGCATCTACAGGTGTCACCGTGACTGGAATACGCGAAAATTATTTACAGTTAAGCTTAGGTCAAGGAACATCTGTGTACTTGTCATTAGTACCCTCTGATCAAGATCGTTCTGCAGTTGAAAGTGAATCCAATAATGATGTTGAGAATGCAAATTTACCAGAATCATCTGATGAAATGGAATGTGATGCCAAACATAACACCTGGAAGAAGGAAGAGCAATTTCATCATTCTACCTGCTATGAGATTTACATTCAACAGATTTTTCATGATTATATATTTGGGAGAGGTAGTGAAAAACCAGTTTCTTCCGGAAGTCGTTTGTCCGGTGCACAGGCAAAGGATGGATCAGGTCTTCTTGGTCATTTTTTCATGTCTTTGGCTCATAGGATATTTTCAATCAAAGTTCTCAAGGAGCTGGAAAATGTGGTAATGCTCTTTTGAATTTGACTTTTGGTGCTTATTAATGGACATGATGTTTAGTTAAGTATTTGGTATTTACAGGCATGCAAGGTCCCATATCTCCAGTTAATTTCTAATCCCACATGGAATTCTCGGGCGTCATCTTGGACGCTAAACATGGAGGTTCCCCAGTCCATTATCAGAACATCagattttaatgaaaaaaatgctTCGAAGCGACAGTTTTGGACCAAGGTCTTGGTAAATGATGACTGCATCAATGTCAAAGCAGAAGGTTCTCCTAATGTATCGGGCCTTTTCAAGGGAAAGGCCGAGGAAACCCACACGATAAACAGATACGACTGCAACATAGCTGATCTCGCCGTGGTTATTTTGCAACAGGTAAAACTAATAGAAAAGGAATCGTTGTCATTGCAAATTCacaattttctttctttcctttatATTTATTACGAATGCGATTGCAGGTTGCAAGCCAAATCATTAATTGGCTCTACCATGAAGCTATGATGGTTGGGATAAAAGCGAACAGGGACTTCTTAAGCTTATGTTTTGAGCTGGAGCAGGGCGAAACACTTTGCCTGATTGCGAATGTGGACCCTGAAGACATTGAAGGGTGTATATCATGGTGGTTGGTGATGGCGGACAGTTTTGCAGAGGAACAAAAGCTTCATATGAACATGAACATGAATGATGGTGCATCTGAGTATAGGAAATTCCTAGGTCACTTGTCTCTTGAGTTGTTATATGCGACGCTAATGGACTTGGTTGGCTTGTGTTGCGGCGGCGGTGGTGGCCATTGAAGTTGTATGTAGACTGTGTATACGGTTTTCTTGGACTTTTCAAGTGAAACTCGGCAAACATCAGAATATGATTATGATTTATACCAAAGATTCATCATCTTAAATATCTTAGTAATTATCAATATGCACGTAAGTGTAATAGTCTTTTATTTTACAGTAGTTAGAATTAGAGTCGGTATATAGAAAAGAAATCTTGATTGAAGTACTTAGAATTAGAGtcagtagttagagttagtagaataaatagaaatataaataactaaatatggtagttgctaaaaaaaaaaattcttgatTGAAGTATATAGATAAGAAATAATTAGGTCGAACTGGGTCTTTAATTATAGCTGAGCATTTTCTTGAAGGGAGCTAGGACTTGACATGTATTTGAAGCTTAAAATGCTCAATGTTCTTGAGTTGTCGAACAACAAATTGTTGTTACTTAACAAAAGAAAGTATGTGGTCGATGTTATAACTTATAACCCTTCCTCCAACTTAGTGGTTAGGATTGGCTTTTTCTAGTGTAACTGGAGAATTCTAACTTGGATGATGAATCTAACCATCATTTTAAATCACTTGAATTTTCAGACAAATAATCTCCAAGGTGAAATCCCAGATTCTATTTCACGTTAGAGAATCTTGCATGTCTTGAATTATTTGGTTTGACATGTTCTCAAGGCTCAAAAAGCTTCCTATACTTGGTTTAAGAGGAGCAATAAATTGTGTTTGATACGAAGCAAGGGATTAAAATTGAAACTGAAATAAAAATGatagattgaaattgaataccattctactttttattcaatttcctgttgtaacaaaaaaaaaaaaaagactcaTTCAATCTAACTTGCCAATCCTATAGTTTGGAAATTGAATTGAAGAGGACCTATTTAATCTTTTAGGCGCTATCCCGATGCAACAAGAGAGATCCACTTAATCTCACTTGTCTACATTATAATTTTATCACGAATTCGAAAAAGAGGGATTCTCATACTTCTAATCTCTTTTAGAAAATATTTATAACTTTTTATTGagttaaaataaagaaattctAAGTCTGCTATTGTAAAACTCaatctagtaattaaataaataaaattaaaatttatgaaattaaatttaatattctaatgtttaaaaatataaactaataattattaaataatacttaAACTATTCATATTACGAAAATTTGGAGTACATATTAGTCTTATTGTAAaatttttatacatataaaGTAGAAATTAGCATTGCTCAAAACATGTGGGACATTTTTTTTCAACTATACAAAATATCAGTCATTAATCactaatttataatatattaaaatatgaaatttacattaaaaaatatataaaaaaatcttgaaaatatataaatacataataaataaatttgtgactatttttttatctatagagtatttttttaatctattttaccTTTAACAATAAATGTGGAgggtgaaaaatatttttagcaTAAGTAAATATAATGACTCTTCCAAATTAATTTGGGATGGTAGGGGAagtgataaaattaatttttagttgaataatagttcaaaataatatttccaaatttttattgttcttgACTCTggcttttcttttccttgaaaATTTCACTTTGTTATACATGCATGATAGTGTaatagtttttcaaaaaatgttATATGCTATGAGATATTGCGAGTAGATCCTTTCCGgtggaaaaaaaattggatggtGTCTAGTGTAGGATTTCACTTTTTATTGCTCTCtcttttctatttaattttggtctcacttatagaattaaaggtgagaggtcacactttattctctcaaGTGTTAAAAAAATGGAAAGGATTCATTTCCATGATATACTCACACGGATATGGGACACGTCaacacataaattttaaaattttataagatacgagaacatgcatatatatataaaatataaaatatttttttcataaattgtaatgatattttttatattaaaatataaattaattttttaattatttttaatgtcttataattatataaaatatttaaaatattttttattttaataaataataatatatactatttctaaatttattttaagaatacatattaaaaataatgttGGACAGATTGATACGTGATGATATTTAGTTGTATCCAAACGTATTCGAaaaagaatttttaattttttattaagacacatTAGATACGGCAAACACGTGGACAAGTATCAATGAGTGTCGTGTCTGAAATATGTCCGATACACACATACAACAACTCAACGAATTGTCCATACTTTATAAATTATatgcaaattaaaatttaaacagaGTAAATATACGGCAAGTTCAGTGTTAAACAACGTAGGTAACAATAACATCTCCCCTCCTCATCTAAAAATCTTCGGCTCAAGCCTTActcctaatttaaaaaaaaaaataaaaaataaaaaacaacaacataggtAACATCTACAGatagaataattaaaagaattaaaaaatcaaGTGTTGGTGGGAAGCGAAGAGGTCGTTACTCGttaacaaattcaaaaatttaaaagaaacaGTCTCTCCTCGAAGTACCACACCACTAACATACAAAAAGCGGCAAACCCAAACCACGTCACTATGACACTAAACCGGACAATCTTCCAAAATCTTTCTTTGTTTACCATCTCAACTCAACTTCCTTCAACTCTTTTTGTAACCCTAGAATCTCTCAcaccttttttcttttctttttttttttattcttctttagTCTTATTTCTTACGCGTTCTATATTCATTCATCACACGTTCTTAACGTTGATTCCAAAGACCTCTGCTGTTAGTGCTGTGCTTCTCCACTTACAGTTTTGCATGTACGTTTCTTCAATTGGTGCAATCTTAATTGTTAAAATTGCCAACATAGATTTCTGCTGTATgaatttgctttttttttttttccctctttcTTCTAAACTGTGATTGGTATTAGAATTAAGATTGAATGGTTCTATTCAATCCCTTGTAATACACCTCCTTCGTGCCCAGAAATGATTATCTGAAGCGTGAACATTTGCACGTGGATGGTCCAAAAACATTGGATTAGATAGATTTTGATACTATATTAGAATTGAGTTTGAGTGAGTCTATCGCACTTATAaatcatctagagaccatattCTTGAGATATGTAAGCCTTGTAATAATTGGAGTAACTgctaatttaaaagaaaaagaaatatatagTGGGAAATTATATTTTGGTTCgagtattttttttcttttgggttAATTCTCGGGGTTTAAGTTGTTAGTATTCATTTTGCTATGGCTTTGTTTGGTTTTCAcatatttatttgaattttgaacTCTTTTTTTTGCAGGATTTGAAATGGAAGCTAATAGCGATCTTAAGATTCCTCTGTTGCAGACTTCACCAGAAGATGCCGCAGTAAGGACGGTTATGTTTCAAATAGGTGAAATCAAGTGTGCATCGTGTGTAAATTCTGTTGAATCTGCAATTAAGGACCTCCATGGAGTAAACAGCATCATGGTGTCGCCGCTTGACGGCCGAGCTATAATAAAATATTCTCCAAAATTTATCACTGTAAGTCACCCTTCTGAAATTATGTCACTGTAATCAGCTTTATAATATTTTTCTGATACCAAGAATTCTCATgcaaggaaaaaaaaaaacacaagtAACCTCTGTTTATGAAAGTTTTAGAAATAGGATCATTGTGCTGAGTTTTAAACTTTCGTTAAGAAAAACTCTCTGAACTAGTGGatgtaattataaataaataacagaagTAAGGTGGGAAAAAAATTTAGTAGTACCTATTGTCTTGGAATAAATAAACATTTGCGATCTAAATTCATTTTAGGCGAAAAACATaaaagaagcaatagaagacaGTGGCTTTGGAGTTGATGAGCTACAGGAGCAAGAAATATCGGTATGCCGAGTAAGGATTAAAGGGATGGCCT from Arachis stenosperma cultivar V10309 chromosome 9, arast.V10309.gnm1.PFL2, whole genome shotgun sequence encodes the following:
- the LOC130951046 gene encoding mediator of RNA polymerase II transcription subunit 17, with translation MEEGTQLQVSIDKLPIKRLESIEENGIERFPSDVDYDEKRLSLIRRIDFAWAVEKDDEEKNKKQKKASKEASTPWQWQSMVENLQLAHQELSVIIDLINTVEANDAVTVASMTRPKLLSNEALSDLAVSAATKLQCYRHVGKYFKQSAKAFERQVAREARFYGALIRLQQNWKVKRQRQAAIAPGSEGFTFDLFDTSYDQGAIYRSSSTSTVRVNHNPAGMLAINVSPNSCHSLQFGFVSAQSEERLGKSEEHKSDFSDEHHMEETDKKPLNDEVCVKKTHSLLREVHKAIFNEQVFDLVNREAFNASTGVTVTGIRENYLQLSLGQGTSVYLSLVPSDQDRSAVESESNNDVENANLPESSDEMECDAKHNTWKKEEQFHHSTCYEIYIQQIFHDYIFGRGSEKPVSSGSRLSGAQAKDGSGLLGHFFMSLAHRIFSIKVLKELENVACKVPYLQLISNPTWNSRASSWTLNMEVPQSIIRTSDFNEKNASKRQFWTKVLVNDDCINVKAEGSPNVSGLFKGKAEETHTINRYDCNIADLAVVILQQVASQIINWLYHEAMMVGIKANRDFLSLCFELEQGETLCLIANVDPEDIEGCISWWLVMADSFAEEQKLHMNMNMNDGASEYRKFLGHLSLELLYATLMDLVGLCCGGGGGH